The stretch of DNA TGCTGTTGCAGCAGGTGCACCACCATACACGGTAGAGGTGATGATGTCGACAGACCCATCGCTCATCAGGTAGAGAAAACGAAACATCAGGTTGACATTCAAGATATAGGAACCATTCTGTTCCAATTGAAGTGGCGTTTGAGGATTAAATGTAAAACTGTTGCCTGAAAGATTGGTCCTATAAATCTGCCCTCCGGAAAAGGCAATTTTCAGTTTCGACACATCCGTACCAGGTATAAAGGCCGTCTCTTCCTTGCTAAGGTAGGTATAGGTTTCTCGATATTGAGACATCGGCCAATAAGGGAATTGATCGACAAAGGTTTGCGATGCTGAAAAATTTTCTCCAGCTCCAGACGTCCAAGTGTCTGCAACGGCATCATAAACGGCCGAACCGGGCACATCCGTGGCATTGATTGCTTGAAGAGCTGCCGCAGCCGAGAATCGCATGTAGCCGGTCAACTTCATCTTCACTTTGGCACCAGCATGCTTCATCGAGAAAGAGACATTCTGCTTTTTTGGCGAGGGGTTGATGGTTTGTGTGGTGCGTCCGATAAGAGCTTCGGCCGCATTGGCACGCAAGACGGTAAGTTGGTTGCCGTTACGAGTCACCCGGTTGTTGTAAAGCACAAATAAGTAGGTTCCTGGAGCCAGCTGAATATCTTTATTGGCAGACATTGGAATGAACTTACTACTCAACACCCGCCCTGTGAGTTCACCGCGAAAGGTGTGTGGTGATGCCGCATCAAAGGCCGCCATGGTGTAGATGCCATCAGCCAGTGCACGGGTTTCTGCCGCCAAGTTGGTTTGTGCGGTGTCGCGACGAAGTGTCATCTGTGCCAGTACACCATTCCCTAGGTCTACAATGCGCTCGTGCACTACTGTGTCTTGTTTTGTATTGCGCGTCACAGAAATATCCTGATCCGCATTGAATCCAGCAAAATCGACATTGAATTCAACGGACTGGGTTAGATTCAGTACTTCATCTTCACTTATTTTGTCATTGTTGCAGGCCACAGCTAATAATAGCAGTGCGCCTCCCAACGCGAAAGATTTATATTTGTTTGTCTTCATTATTTTGTTCTTTTGATGTTTATCAATTCTCATTACTTTACTCATTACTTATACTACTTATTATTTACTCATCCAGAAATTCTTCTTCCTCCCAAAAACCTTCCTTGGCAGGAAAACTGTTACTGGGATCGCCGAAGTAGATATTACCCATATCTTTCTCTCCTTTATCATCCCAATTCCCCTGTTGCGAAGGAGTTGCCGGATTAGGACGTACTGATACACAGATGAAACTCTCGTGTTCTACGTTCAACATCTCACATCGTGGTGCGAGATACACTTGTTTGATTGCTTGATTTCTCTCCATAATTTGAACTTGTTTTTATAGTGAAAATATAATAGAAGCATAACTTAATTTCTTTTCTGCCAGGACAGAGAAGAACACAAAAAACTGCAAAGAGATTCACTGAGGAATCCCTTTGCAGGTAATGTTTTGCGACGCTTCGCGCGCGCGTAGGAAAAAGGTGAAAAAGTCTTACACTACAATAGGTGCGAATATTGTGTGTGTGTGTGTGTGTGTGTGTGTGTGTGTGTGTAAGGTAGTCATTTTTTTAGAGACCACCAAACAATCGGCGTTAAAAGATATTGAAAAGTTCGCACCCTTCTGCCATACTACATCTTTAATATATGCCCGACACATTCTTTAATTCATCTATTTTTTATTATTCTATCTAAGGGCTCTGTCTTTACTTCCCTAATGAAAGGAAAAGTAAATGGACAAGGCCATTAAAACGACGGCAAAGATAATACAAACTTTCGGTTTCACCAAAAGTTCCTAAATCTTTGTCTCAAGCAAAAATGACAGATTACTCTTCCAAACCTTGAAATACAAATCTTTATTACGCAGGAAAATACGGCTATAGGCGGAATCCCTTACAAGGGTATCGGTCCTCCTTACCAACTCGCTTGACAAACGAATTGGAGAGAGGCATAGAACTCGGCACCTAAGAGATAGACGAGAAGGAGTGGGAGAGTGCGACTGATGCCAACTGTAAGACAGCGACAAACGGAAAGCAGAGTGCGTAGACGACCGCTAACCAGTCCGAAGGTGACAGACAACAGACAGACGGAGAGACAGAGCAGAGGTAGAAGACTCTGAGAGATACTGCTGGGATAGAGCCGCCCCGTGACGCCTAAGAGGATGGCATGAGGAAGGAGCGTGAAGAGAAGCAAAATGACGATGAGGACTATCAACTCTGACAGGACGGCAGTGAGACCGACCTTTTCCCAAAAAGAAAGGTTGCCTCGTTTGCCGACGACATCGCTCAAGCCACTGAACTGCACAGCTCCATAAGCCATACTGAGGAGCAGAATCCAAAGCAATGGAGAACCAGAAAGATTAACCGAGAGACTACCGACAAACCATCGGATGCCTTCTGCACTGAGAAGCGAACGCATGGCCCAGTCGGGTTTAACGGCACTCACTGTCCACGAGCCAAAGACGAGAAGCGTTTGCAGTACGAGGATGAGAAGCGAGAGCCAGGCCGCCCATCTTTCAAATCGAGATTGGAATGTGTAGGGAGGGTTATTCATTGTCGGGTTCGATGTTGTCGATATCTAATATCCGCAGCTCAAAGGCCCGGACAACAAGCCGAGTGGCATTGACGCCCATTCGTCCGTTGCCGTGTGGAAAGAGTTTCGACACCAATTCGTTTTGCCGTTTCTCCAAACTCTTTACGCCAAAAGGCATACCTCGCAGATTGGTGATTTGCTCTTTGGTGTAGCCCAGGGCGAGATGACGCAGAAAACGTTCGTCATATTCATCTATCTCGTAGTTGATAAAGGCCTCTTGACGGTAGATTTGATTGCTGACCACCTGTTTAAATTTATCAACGAGCTTTTCGAGAATAGGCTGATTGAAGACCAATCGTTTGCCATTCATTACGCTGGCCACATCTCCTCGGGTGAGTAATTCACCGCTTTTGAGAATGATTCCGTCGCATCCGGCGTCGAGAACATCGAGCCAGAGTTTCTCGTTAAGAATCTCGCCGGTGAAGATGAGCACCTTGACAGCAGGATATTGCTCCTTGGTGTGCCTGCAAATCTCTACGCCGATGGTGGTAGAACCACCCAGGCCCAGGTCAAGAAGAACGAGATCGGGCAATTCCTGTTTAAGGAGTTTCCAGTAAGCAGGTTCGGTATCGGCAGTACCGATGATGGTGGCTTCGGGAATATCGTTTCTGAAAATGCCCTCTGTGCCTTTCAGTTCCAACGGAACGTCTTCAACGATGATTACTTTGAATGGATTCATATCTTTGTTCTTTTTATTTTATCGGTTTGGTCACGCTTTGGGTAAGGTCAGTTCTATTCGGGTGCGACCTTGCAAATTGTAAGCGAAGGCTCCGCATCCGCGGGCACTGGTCATCTCGCCGGTGTCTCTCACAATCTGCCTACAGACGTAGAATTGCAAATTGCCAGTGGTGGGCGAGAAGAGTTGTCGGCATTCCTCGTCGGTAAAGACTGTACCAGGGAAAAACATTG from Prevotella sp. oral taxon 475 encodes:
- a CDS encoding DUF5932 domain-containing protein is translated as MNPFKVIIVEDVPLELKGTEGIFRNDIPEATIIGTADTEPAYWKLLKQELPDLVLLDLGLGGSTTIGVEICRHTKEQYPAVKVLIFTGEILNEKLWLDVLDAGCDGIILKSGELLTRGDVASVMNGKRLVFNQPILEKLVDKFKQVVSNQIYRQEAFINYEIDEYDERFLRHLALGYTKEQITNLRGMPFGVKSLEKRQNELVSKLFPHGNGRMGVNATRLVVRAFELRILDIDNIEPDNE
- a CDS encoding fimbrillin family protein; this encodes MKTNKYKSFALGGALLLLAVACNNDKISEDEVLNLTQSVEFNVDFAGFNADQDISVTRNTKQDTVVHERIVDLGNGVLAQMTLRRDTAQTNLAAETRALADGIYTMAAFDAASPHTFRGELTGRVLSSKFIPMSANKDIQLAPGTYLFVLYNNRVTRNGNQLTVLRANAAEALIGRTTQTINPSPKKQNVSFSMKHAGAKVKMKLTGYMRFSAAAALQAINATDVPGSAVYDAVADTWTSGAGENFSASQTFVDQFPYWPMSQYRETYTYLSKEETAFIPGTDVSKLKIAFSGGQIYRTNLSGNSFTFNPQTPLQLEQNGSYILNVNLMFRFLYLMSDGSVDIITSTVYGGAPAATAKTPIAVVLSRGAHMAVALKNVPLGKGDENSFGGYNWSKDPDSDVFVQHNTHTANNPDDFSKGESGATSGLDETWDPTYSTSNVSGNKVKGQNSYFPAFKNAAEYDPGVTYTGTPALKWYLPSVSDWDNIRVLGFQGGPYSQFYGPLANIAFTSVGGDKLHNDDSGVNTYIDYTTSNEFEHNLSPMAPPGDYGTIIYTINWSYTGIGDSNRTFLHWFKNGATLRPFVKY